The following are encoded together in the Thermotoga sp. Ku-13t genome:
- a CDS encoding ABC transporter substrate-binding protein — translation MKKCLVLILLSLVLASALAQVSLPREETVYVAGAIWGPATTWNLYAAQSTWGTDQFLFIPAFIYDLGKDAWLPMIAESYQFVDDKTLRIKIREEAKWSDGVHITADDYVYTFELTKKLGIGPGTGWNDYIESVKAIDRKVVEFKAKEDN, via the coding sequence ATGAAGAAGTGTCTTGTCCTCATCTTGTTGAGCCTGGTACTGGCAAGCGCTCTCGCTCAGGTATCGTTACCGAGAGAGGAAACAGTCTACGTGGCTGGCGCGATCTGGGGACCAGCGACGACGTGGAACCTGTACGCGGCACAGTCGACGTGGGGTACAGATCAGTTCCTGTTCATACCAGCGTTCATCTACGATCTTGGGAAAGATGCATGGCTACCCATGATAGCGGAGAGCTACCAGTTCGTGGACGACAAGACGTTGCGCATCAAGATCAGAGAGGAAGCGAAATGGAGCGACGGTGTTCACATCACAGCAGACGACTACGTCTACACGTTTGAACTCACCAAGAAGCTTGGCATAGGCCCCGGGACCGGGTGGAATGACTACATCGAATCTGTTAAAGCAATCGACAGGAAAGTTGTGGAATTCAAAGCAAAGGAAGACAAT